TTTTTTGAAAGAGCCCTTCCAAGTGATGTATTTGAGCCAAAGGTAGAGACTTTCGCTCAAAAATTTCTGGATAAAATAATTAAAAAACCAGACTACGGGGTTGTTGTAGATGGATTTGATAACATCCTGATCCATCCAGCTAAATGCTGTAATCCAATAAAAGGAGAAAAAATAGTTGGTTATATCACAAAAGGAAAAGGAATTTCTGTTCATTCTGCCTCTTGCCCTAACATTATCAATGAGATTTTAGAAAAGAACAGATTAATAGATGCGAAGTGGGATGGAAACATAAAAATATCATATGATGTGAAAATTGCAATCATTTCAGAAGACAGACCTGGTATTTTAGCTAAAATCACTTCTGTTGTCTCTGGAGAAAAGAGTAATATAAAGAAAGCAGAAGCAGTGGCTTTTCCAGATAAAACTGCTAAGATTAACTTTATCGTGGAAGTAAAGGATATAACCCAGCTTGAGAAATTGATTAAGAATATAATGAATGTTAAGGGGGTGATTTCTGTTAAAAGAGAATGAAAAGAAAAAATTTTCTGCTCTTTATTTATTCTTTTTTAATTTTTCCAAAATCCATAATGAGGAGGTTATTTTTGAAAGAAGAAATAAAATCTTTAAATGCTCCTCAGGCAATCGGACCTTATTCTCAAGGAATAAAATCCAATGGGTTTATATTTTTGTCAGGCCAGATTCCGATAGATCCAAAAACAGGTGAAATTAGAGGAGAGACAATAGAACAACAGACTGACCAAGTATTTGAAAACATTAAATCCATACTGGAAGATTCAGGAAGCTCGCTGGATAAAGTTGTAAAATCAACTGTTTTTATGACAGATCTTAATGAATTTGCTAAGATGAATGATATATATGCTAAAAAGTTTAAGAAACCGTATCCAGCTCGATCAACGGTTGAGGTTAAAAGATTGCCAAGGAATTCAAGAATTGAAATAGAAGTGATTGCCGAGATAGAAGCGATTTCTAAATTGTAGATTTATATATTTTTTGTACTTTACCCGATTTTAGACATTCAGTACAAATCCTAAGTCTTCTTGATGAACCATTTATTTTCACTTTAACTCTCTGCAAATTTGGATTCCATCTACGGGATGTAAGGCGGTGAGAATGGCTTACATTATGCCCAAAAATCGGCTCTTTTCCACATATCTCGCATCTTTTAGCCATTTTCTTCTCCTGGAAAAATCTATATATATCAAAAAATTCAAGGATTTTCAAATTGATTGAAAATCACAAATGATTTATATAAAATTAGTCATTCTTTTTTATTATCTTATAAAGGAGGTTAATAATTGAATAATAATAAAGAAGTAAATATTCCAAGGAGATCATTTATTGATTATTTATTAGGAGGAAGCATACTCGCTCTCATAGCTTCTGTACTGTATCCGACCATTAAATT
This genomic window from Acidobacteriota bacterium contains:
- a CDS encoding RidA family protein, with translation MKEEIKSLNAPQAIGPYSQGIKSNGFIFLSGQIPIDPKTGEIRGETIEQQTDQVFENIKSILEDSGSSLDKVVKSTVFMTDLNEFAKMNDIYAKKFKKPYPARSTVEVKRLPRNSRIEIEVIAEIEAISKL
- the rpmB gene encoding 50S ribosomal protein L28, encoding MAKRCEICGKEPIFGHNVSHSHRLTSRRWNPNLQRVKVKINGSSRRLRICTECLKSGKVQKIYKSTI